Proteins encoded in a region of the Elizabethkingia bruuniana genome:
- a CDS encoding type I restriction-modification system subunit M, with protein MSEEQKKILEQQLWNIANTLRGKMNADEFRDYILGFIFYKYLAEKMEIYANSILEEDQIQFRDIKEDTPKGLEYIEAIREEALETLGYFLKPSELFSEITKRGDNNFILEDLQKILTNIQLSTMGTQSEEDFEDLFSDMDLNSNNLGRTADARNTLIVKVLKHLDEIDFKLNDTELDVLGDAYEYLIGQFASGAGKKAGEFYTPQEVSKILAKIVTTGKNRLKSVYDPTCGSGSLLLRVAREVKDVNNFYGQEMNRTTYNLARMNMILHGVHYRQFDIKQEDTLEHPQHLNDMPFEAIVANPPFSAKWSANPLFLNDDRFSQYGKLAPSSKADFAFVQHMIYHLAENGTMAIVLPHGVLFRGAAELHIRKYLIEQKNYLDAVIGLPANIFYGTSIPTCILVFKKCKEDPDHILFIDASKEFEKVKNQNMLREEHIDKIVETYRNRTTIEKYSHLATLKEVEENDYNLNIPRYVDTFEAEEEIDIQAVMQEIKSLEAKRAELDKEIDVYFKELGLVF; from the coding sequence ATGTCAGAAGAACAGAAGAAAATATTAGAGCAACAGCTCTGGAATATAGCCAATACATTACGTGGAAAAATGAACGCCGATGAATTCCGAGATTATATTTTGGGATTTATTTTTTATAAATACTTGGCTGAAAAAATGGAAATCTATGCAAATTCCATTTTGGAAGAAGATCAAATTCAATTCAGAGATATCAAAGAAGATACGCCTAAAGGTTTAGAATATATTGAAGCCATTCGAGAAGAAGCTCTGGAAACATTAGGGTATTTTTTAAAACCTTCTGAGCTATTTAGCGAAATTACCAAAAGAGGTGATAACAATTTTATTCTTGAAGATTTACAAAAAATCCTGACCAATATCCAGCTCAGTACAATGGGTACACAAAGTGAAGAAGACTTTGAGGACTTGTTCTCTGATATGGATTTGAATAGTAATAATCTGGGTAGAACTGCTGATGCTAGAAATACACTTATTGTAAAAGTTCTAAAGCATCTCGATGAAATTGACTTCAAATTGAATGATACAGAATTGGATGTTTTAGGAGATGCTTATGAGTATTTGATCGGTCAGTTTGCCAGCGGTGCAGGAAAAAAAGCGGGAGAGTTTTATACGCCTCAAGAAGTATCCAAAATTCTTGCAAAAATTGTTACAACAGGTAAAAATCGTTTAAAATCGGTATATGACCCAACTTGTGGTTCAGGATCATTACTATTACGTGTTGCAAGAGAAGTAAAAGATGTCAATAATTTCTACGGACAAGAAATGAACCGTACAACGTACAATCTTGCTCGCATGAATATGATCTTGCATGGAGTGCATTATCGTCAGTTCGATATAAAACAAGAGGATACACTAGAACATCCACAGCATTTAAACGATATGCCATTTGAAGCAATTGTCGCAAATCCTCCTTTTTCAGCGAAATGGAGTGCCAATCCATTATTTTTAAACGATGACCGTTTTAGTCAATATGGAAAATTAGCACCATCAAGCAAGGCTGACTTTGCATTTGTGCAACACATGATTTATCATTTGGCAGAGAATGGAACAATGGCTATTGTTCTTCCTCATGGTGTGTTGTTCCGTGGAGCAGCAGAATTACACATCCGTAAATACCTGATTGAACAGAAAAATTATTTGGATGCAGTCATCGGCTTGCCTGCCAATATTTTCTACGGAACCAGTATTCCGACTTGTATTCTGGTGTTTAAAAAGTGTAAGGAAGATCCTGACCATATTTTATTTATCGATGCTAGTAAGGAATTTGAAAAGGTAAAGAACCAAAATATGTTGCGGGAAGAACATATTGATAAGATTGTTGAAACCTATCGTAACAGAACGACTATTGAAAAATACAGTCACTTAGCTACTTTGAAAGAAGTTGAAGAGAATGACTACAATCTTAATATTCCAAGATATGTGGACACTTTTGAAGCCGAAGAAGAAATCGATATCCAAGCCGTAATGCAGGAAATCAAATCTTTAGAAGCAAAACGAGCAGAACTGGACAAAGAAATCGACGTGTATTTCAAAGAATTGGGACTTGTTTTTTAA
- a CDS encoding winged helix-turn-helix transcriptional regulator, which yields MEDKKNNINKESILALKDGIELLSGKWKFCILHNLQNYGTMRFKDLQEMALGISPKVLSKELQELEDNLLITRTVNNTKPVTVSYALTAHAKETETVVNALIDFGLKHRKKIKGK from the coding sequence ATGGAAGATAAAAAAAATAACATCAATAAAGAAAGCATATTGGCGTTAAAAGATGGCATTGAACTGTTGAGTGGCAAATGGAAATTTTGTATCCTGCACAATTTGCAGAACTATGGTACAATGAGGTTTAAAGATTTGCAAGAAATGGCTCTGGGAATATCACCAAAAGTTCTATCTAAAGAGCTTCAGGAATTGGAAGATAATTTATTGATTACCCGAACGGTTAATAATACCAAACCTGTTACCGTTTCTTATGCACTTACCGCACACGCCAAAGAAACTGAAACAGTTGTCAATGCTTTAATTGATTTTGGACTAAAGCATAGAAAGAAGATAAAAGGGAAATAG
- a CDS encoding RteC domain-containing protein yields MISSLNHIISKIQRKENAISLSAPNAIDEAYQMTIYLKEYLWSIREDVTKQGFKNHWEEINFFRNIKPYILSKLIYHNKIFRIQTACPVDGGKMYASYFLEQLKELKQEYREHIYNSDFYRYYRSGRTDRDETYFRLGNINFHDGLNSFVFEIDPLFSTYYDNKVARIIANELLYTYILQKINDDEMADFSARDISDSILWTDTKNALIELIYALYANSSLSNGKIGIRKISLALERMFQISLGDLHHSFHRMKYRAGSRTAFLDQLKSSLEEYMDKDL; encoded by the coding sequence ATGATATCTTCATTAAATCATATTATCTCAAAGATACAGCGAAAAGAAAATGCTATTTCGCTGTCTGCACCTAATGCAATTGATGAAGCATATCAAATGACTATATACCTAAAAGAATACTTATGGTCTATACGAGAGGATGTTACAAAGCAAGGTTTTAAAAACCATTGGGAGGAGATCAATTTCTTTCGCAATATCAAGCCATATATTCTCTCCAAGCTCATTTATCACAATAAGATATTTCGCATACAGACAGCTTGCCCTGTTGATGGTGGGAAAATGTATGCGAGTTATTTTTTGGAACAGTTGAAGGAATTAAAACAGGAATACAGGGAGCATATCTACAATTCAGATTTTTACAGATATTACCGTTCAGGAAGAACCGATCGTGATGAAACTTACTTTAGGTTAGGCAACATCAATTTCCACGATGGTTTGAACAGTTTTGTCTTTGAAATTGACCCTCTGTTTTCAACTTATTATGATAACAAAGTGGCTCGGATAATAGCCAATGAACTACTCTATACCTACATTCTCCAAAAAATCAATGATGATGAAATGGCAGATTTTTCTGCGAGGGATATATCTGATAGCATCCTTTGGACGGATACCAAAAATGCCTTGATAGAACTGATTTATGCTCTTTACGCAAATAGCTCTCTTTCTAATGGTAAAATAGGTATACGCAAAATCAGTTTGGCTTTAGAAAGAATGTTTCAAATTTCTTTAGGAGATTTGCATCATTCTTTCCACCGAATGAAATATCGTGCTGGATCCCGAACAGCATTTTTAGACCAACTGAAATCTTCTTTGGAAGAATATATGGACAAAGATTTATAA
- a CDS encoding dihydrofolate reductase family protein produces the protein MKVTVIANISANGRILIADNPHHQLPPEAMEFYVQFVRQVGNIVIGLKTFENFLKFPKEVKELFKGVEIIILSDKPYTVDGYKTVSSPEEAVEYMSGKDVQEIAIGGGAGTFNAFIDKDLVTDIYFNVNPIITGAGAILGNNSELHSKFKYKEQKLKNGFVQLHLAKEGIKTNL, from the coding sequence ATGAAAGTAACAGTAATAGCAAACATTTCGGCTAATGGAAGAATTTTAATAGCTGATAATCCTCATCATCAGTTACCACCAGAAGCTATGGAATTTTACGTGCAATTTGTAAGACAAGTTGGTAACATTGTGATAGGATTGAAAACCTTTGAAAATTTTCTAAAATTCCCAAAAGAAGTAAAAGAGCTTTTTAAAGGGGTAGAAATCATCATATTGTCTGATAAACCTTATACAGTTGATGGCTACAAGACCGTAAGTAGTCCGGAGGAGGCAGTTGAATATATGTCTGGAAAAGATGTGCAGGAAATTGCCATTGGAGGCGGAGCAGGTACTTTCAATGCATTTATAGACAAAGATTTGGTTACAGATATTTATTTTAACGTTAACCCAATAATCACTGGAGCTGGAGCTATTTTAGGAAACAACAGCGAGTTACATTCAAAATTTAAGTATAAAGAACAGAAACTTAAAAACGGTTTTGTTCAGCTACATCTAGCTAAAGAAGGAATAAAAACGAACCTATAG
- a CDS encoding class I SAM-dependent methyltransferase, which yields MTEFWEEAFKDKQEMWGLEPAKSAVLTKDIFLEHNIKNVLIPGIGYGRNAQIFIEKGMTVTGIEISQTAIDLAQKHFGSGLKIYHGSVTDMPFDNNLYDGIFCYGLIYLLDKDERAKLIQDCFSQLTKDGLIIFTAITKDAQSYGQGTLIGKDRYEMFGGVKIFFYDRQTIEEEFADTGLLEITEVTENYPFYLIKCKKRTL from the coding sequence ATGACAGAATTTTGGGAAGAAGCATTTAAAGACAAACAAGAAATGTGGGGCTTAGAACCTGCAAAATCTGCCGTTTTGACAAAGGACATTTTTCTTGAACATAATATCAAGAATGTCCTTATCCCAGGAATTGGGTATGGACGTAATGCACAAATTTTTATTGAGAAGGGAATGACCGTAACAGGTATTGAAATCTCGCAGACAGCCATTGATTTGGCTCAAAAACATTTTGGAAGCGGATTGAAAATTTATCACGGTTCTGTTACAGATATGCCTTTTGACAACAATTTATATGACGGAATATTTTGCTACGGTTTAATTTACTTGTTGGATAAGGACGAAAGAGCAAAATTGATCCAAGACTGTTTTAGTCAATTGACCAAAGATGGATTAATCATTTTTACAGCAATAACTAAGGACGCTCAAAGTTATGGACAAGGAACGCTAATAGGCAAAGATCGTTATGAAATGTTTGGTGGAGTTAAAATCTTCTTTTATGATAGGCAAACCATTGAAGAAGAATTTGCCGATACAGGACTTCTTGAAATAACCGAAGTGACAGAAAACTATCCGTTTTACTTAATCAAATGCAAGAAAAGAACACTATAA
- a CDS encoding DUF3408 domain-containing protein, protein MIHEENKNQQPEKEDFSIENFLTDEKKQPLMKQQGITHREDFAKPDVDEEAIMRVMAGKEPEEIAIETEQTKPSANSTKKSTSKPKKLTKQDYCGQFFKIPNSTASKGKSVYVRQEHHDRFNRLTSIMGIDKLTIYAYLDNIIEYHFQEFGELIKEIYNDKHKPLF, encoded by the coding sequence ATGATACACGAAGAAAACAAAAATCAGCAACCTGAAAAAGAGGATTTTTCTATTGAAAATTTCCTAACTGATGAAAAGAAACAACCTTTGATGAAACAACAAGGAATAACACATCGGGAAGACTTTGCCAAACCTGATGTGGATGAGGAAGCTATTATGCGTGTAATGGCAGGAAAAGAACCCGAGGAAATAGCAATAGAAACGGAACAAACTAAACCGTCAGCGAACAGTACGAAAAAAAGTACCTCCAAGCCTAAGAAGCTGACCAAACAGGACTACTGCGGACAGTTCTTTAAAATTCCGAACAGTACTGCAAGCAAAGGCAAATCGGTGTATGTACGGCAGGAACACCACGATAGATTTAATAGGCTTACAAGTATTATGGGTATCGACAAGTTGACGATTTATGCGTATCTGGATAACATTATCGAATACCACTTTCAGGAGTTCGGAGAGCTGATTAAGGAAATTTATAACGATAAGCACAAGCCGTTGTTTTGA
- the mobB gene encoding conjugal transfer protein MobB, which yields MIAKIGKGSNMYGAILYNQQKVDKENGAVLLLNKIPDTVDSKYSVAYFNKCFEPYLSVNIKTEKTVRHISLNPDPSDKVNDEQFMEMAQEYMERMGYGNQPYIVFKHTDIDRTHIHIVSTCVGIDGKKIPDDYDHPRSMAICRDLEQKYNLQKATEQEQKQANKVFKPVNHKNGDIKSQIASVVRHLPKYYSFSTMGSYNALLSLFNITVEEVRGERNGQPVNGLVYVALDENGNKVSNPFKASLFGKDAGVVQLQKHLEQSKEKMKTNTARSVLKNMVELAIHTTSNETDFKKQLSEQGINTVVRRNDSGRIYGMTFIDHESRSVWNGSQLDKNLSANVFNDWWNNGNKPELKIQNNPVSKANKIDSVPTKDLFEFLSKEHSSNSDLGLLSLLPDAQGEDYEEEQFAKRMKKKKKGRRL from the coding sequence ATGATTGCAAAAATTGGAAAGGGAAGCAATATGTATGGAGCGATTTTGTACAATCAACAGAAAGTAGATAAAGAAAACGGAGCGGTTCTGCTCTTGAACAAGATACCTGACACAGTTGACAGCAAGTATTCTGTAGCCTATTTTAACAAATGCTTTGAGCCGTATTTATCGGTAAATATCAAAACGGAAAAAACAGTAAGGCATATATCGTTGAACCCAGATCCTTCGGATAAGGTCAACGATGAACAATTTATGGAAATGGCACAGGAGTATATGGAACGTATGGGCTATGGCAACCAACCGTACATAGTTTTCAAACATACGGACATTGATCGCACGCACATTCATATCGTTTCAACCTGCGTAGGTATTGACGGAAAGAAAATCCCCGATGATTACGACCATCCACGTTCAATGGCAATCTGTCGGGATTTGGAACAGAAGTATAATCTGCAAAAGGCTACTGAACAAGAGCAGAAACAAGCCAATAAAGTTTTCAAGCCTGTAAATCATAAAAATGGCGACATCAAAAGTCAGATTGCTTCGGTAGTACGGCATCTGCCAAAGTATTATAGCTTTTCAACTATGGGTAGCTACAATGCGTTACTTTCTCTTTTCAACATCACAGTGGAGGAAGTCAGAGGTGAACGGAACGGACAACCTGTAAACGGATTGGTGTATGTAGCATTGGACGAGAATGGAAACAAGGTTAGCAATCCGTTCAAAGCATCGCTATTCGGAAAAGATGCAGGCGTTGTACAACTTCAAAAACACCTTGAACAGTCCAAAGAGAAAATGAAAACCAATACTGCAAGGTCTGTTCTGAAAAACATGGTTGAACTTGCCATTCATACGACAAGCAACGAAACGGATTTTAAAAAGCAATTGTCCGAGCAGGGCATCAATACAGTTGTCCGTAGGAACGACAGCGGACGGATTTACGGTATGACATTTATTGACCACGAAAGCCGTAGCGTTTGGAACGGTTCGCAATTGGATAAAAACCTCTCGGCAAACGTGTTCAATGATTGGTGGAACAATGGAAACAAACCCGAATTGAAGATACAGAATAACCCTGTTTCTAAAGCAAATAAAATAGACAGCGTACCGACAAAAGACCTTTTTGAATTTCTTTCAAAAGAGCATTCGTCCAATTCCGATTTAGGATTGCTCAGCTTATTACCCGATGCACAGGGCGAGGACTACGAGGAAGAACAGTTTGCCAAACGAATGAAAAAAAAGAAGAAAGGGAGGAGATTGTAA
- the mobA gene encoding conjugal transfer protein MobA, which produces MEEKNRKQIKKSGRKPKIDPAVHRYSINLNAQDNAKFLALFDQSGMNVKAHFITACIFQKTVKTVKIDMDAIEYHEKLTRFFSQFRSIGTNYNQIVKVLYRNFSEKKAGTYLFKLEKETIELVQVTKEVIRLTQEFEEKHLKRE; this is translated from the coding sequence ATGGAAGAGAAAAACAGAAAACAGATTAAGAAATCAGGAAGAAAACCAAAGATTGACCCTGCGGTACATCGGTATTCCATCAACCTGAATGCACAGGATAATGCCAAATTTCTTGCCCTCTTTGACCAATCGGGTATGAACGTAAAGGCACATTTCATTACAGCCTGCATCTTTCAGAAGACGGTAAAGACCGTTAAAATTGATATGGATGCTATCGAATATCACGAAAAATTGACCCGATTTTTTAGCCAGTTCCGATCAATCGGAACAAATTACAATCAGATTGTGAAGGTATTGTATCGCAATTTTTCCGAGAAAAAAGCAGGAACATATCTTTTTAAATTGGAAAAGGAAACCATAGAATTGGTACAAGTTACTAAAGAGGTTATCCGTTTGACACAGGAATTTGAAGAAAAACATCTGAAAAGAGAGTAA
- a CDS encoding Fur family transcriptional regulator, whose protein sequence is MKRRNTPSKEVIFNLLANTGKAMSRDAIEQKIDVEIDRATIYRILNRFCEDGLVHKIVAEDGKQYFAICIKCDEKSFADNHFHFRCVKCQTIECLPEAVNFSVPNGYNVESVNCVLTGICKDCSIL, encoded by the coding sequence ATGAAACGTAGAAATACACCGTCAAAAGAAGTTATTTTTAACTTGTTGGCAAATACAGGAAAAGCAATGAGCCGTGATGCGATTGAACAAAAAATAGATGTAGAAATTGACAGGGCTACTATTTACAGAATATTAAATCGTTTTTGTGAGGATGGGTTAGTGCATAAAATTGTAGCCGAAGACGGAAAACAATATTTTGCCATATGTATAAAATGTGATGAAAAAAGTTTTGCCGATAATCATTTTCATTTTCGCTGTGTCAAATGTCAGACAATAGAGTGTTTACCCGAAGCTGTTAATTTTTCTGTTCCCAATGGCTACAATGTTGAAAGTGTGAATTGTGTACTCACGGGAATTTGCAAGGATTGTTCGATTTTATAG